One genomic region from Diabrotica undecimpunctata isolate CICGRU chromosome 9, icDiaUnde3, whole genome shotgun sequence encodes:
- the LOC140450191 gene encoding uncharacterized protein, with protein sequence MSIILVCRRVLNNYKRSNILNIVNGSKLHSNGSFLYKNNASLISKRSFFNLFRKPTREKLFILDNVPDHFELIHRNRMERYILVSRLGTCITATIVFILIIFKYGSPKNQMEFIGTRTDVQRSTQNEFEIYLAIFIGIVVMLQLMITQMPLRIYYSSPLKKYIMVTPSHLPFDNKRLNFTIGQLQKLPMSGILPWRDARYRIKYENDQKSLILLEDHFRKPADLWIMLGVQRDPNHEQE encoded by the coding sequence atgtCCATAATATTGGTATGTAGAAGagtattaaataattataaaagatcaaacattttaaatatagttaatgGCTCTAAATTACATTCGAACGgatcttttttatataaaaataatgcaTCTTTAATCTCAAAACGATCATTTTTTAACTTATTCAGAAAGCCAACCAGAGAGAAGCTATTTATTTTAGATAATGTTCCAGATCATTTTGAATTAATTCATAGAAATAGAATGGAGCGATATATCCTAGTTAGCCGGTTAGGAACGTGCATTACAGCTACTATCGTTTTTATCTTGATCATATTCAAATATGGGTCTCCTAAGAATCAGATGGAGTTTATAGGCACTCGCACAGATGTACAACGTTCAACTCAAAATgaatttgagatttatttagcaATATTTATTGGAATTGTGGTAATGTTGCAATTAATGATTACACAAATGCCCCTAAGGATATACTATTCATCTCCACTTAAAAAGTATATTATGGTAACTCCCTCACATCTACCTTTTGATAATAAACGTTTAAATTTCACGATAGGACAGCTTCAAAAATTACCAATGTCTGGAATATTACCATGGAGAGATGCTAGATACAGgataaaatatgaaaatgatcAAAAGAGTTTAATATTATTGGAGGATCATTTTAGAAAGCCTGCTGATCTATGGATAATGTTAGGAGTTCAAAGGGATCCTAATCATGAGCAagaataa